The Archangium primigenium genomic interval GGCGGCTTGCTGTGGCTCGTCACCTGGCCCTTCGACCGCAACCACGCCGCGCTGCACGCCTTCGTGAGCCGCTGGTGCCACGTGCTCTACCTGTCCTGGCCGGGCTGGAAGGTGCGCATCGAGGGTCGGGAGCACCTGCCCGAGGGGCCGGCGATCATCGTCGCCAACCACCAGTCCGCCTCGGACATCCTCGTGGCCATGGGCCTGGGCCACCCGTACAAGTTCGTCGCCAAGGCGTCGCTCTTCCGCACGCCCATGGTGGGCTGGTTGATGACGTGGATGGGGTACGTGGCGGTGCGGCGCGGCACGGCCCAGGCCATGGAGCGCATGCTGGCGGACTGCACCGGGTGGCTGCGGCGCGGCGTGCCGGTGCTCATCTACCCCGAGGGCACCTACTCCTCCACGCCCGTGCCCCTGGCCTTCAAGCGCGGCGCCTTCCAGCTCGCCATCGCGGAGCAGGTGCCCGTGGTGCCCGTGGTCATCGAGGGGACGACGCGCATCCTCGGCTGGGATGGCTTGTGGCTGGGCCCGAGCGCCCGGGTGCGCATGCGCGTGCTGCCGCCGGTGCCCGTGGCCTCGTTCGGCGAGGATCCCGTGGCGCTCGCCGATCGGGTGCGCGGCCTGTACCTCGAGGCGCTCGGCCTGCCCGCCGAGGCCCAGGCCCCGGTGCGCGAGCGCAAGAGCGCCTGAGGCGCGTCACCCCTCGGCGCCGGACACCGCCGTGGAGCGCCAGAAGTACGTGGCGCCCTCGACCCCCGCCACGGACAGCCGCTGGAACCCCATGCGCTCGTAGAAGCGCACCGCGCGGAGGTTGCCGCTGCCCGTGCCCAGGTGCAGCGAGGGTGCTCCGGCCCGCGCCACGGCCGTGAGGAAGGTCTCCACCAGGCGTCGGCCAAATCCCGCGCCCTGGGCCTCGGGCAGCAGGTCGACGTGCAGGTGCGCGGGATGGGGCGCCAGTTCGGGGAAGAGCTGGGCCTCGGGGCGATGGAGCAG includes:
- a CDS encoding lysophospholipid acyltransferase family protein: MKVLATLWFWVVFLTTAPICTTVGGLLWLVTWPFDRNHAALHAFVSRWCHVLYLSWPGWKVRIEGREHLPEGPAIIVANHQSASDILVAMGLGHPYKFVAKASLFRTPMVGWLMTWMGYVAVRRGTAQAMERMLADCTGWLRRGVPVLIYPEGTYSSTPVPLAFKRGAFQLAIAEQVPVVPVVIEGTTRILGWDGLWLGPSARVRMRVLPPVPVASFGEDPVALADRVRGLYLEALGLPAEAQAPVRERKSA